From Pelosinus fermentans DSM 17108, the proteins below share one genomic window:
- a CDS encoding sugar phosphate isomerase/epimerase family protein: protein MKLGFFTANFTERSLEEVAKMVAGYGYEALEIPAYEGNGQLETEDVIKGNNAEKIKKMVAGFDLSISALSNHADSFLIMGPTGIETDFIYKGSAQEKIKHGTESLIRTAQAASALGVPVVVGYPGVENWGRFFFFPYGHGWSEYEEQFVERFTPILDKFKEYGVKFAIEPHPNSFIYDIHTAERALELVDYHPCLGYNFDPANVTYLSLSPEIFVDRLKERIFHVHAKDAELVAHNLPTGGTLMQGDMSRLDRSFRFRIPGWGDVNWKRLITELSMTGYNGVLSYEHEDVTMSRMDGVEKTAAFLKPLLIKAPYEGRSDKLFSSKD from the coding sequence ATGAAGCTAGGCTTTTTTACTGCAAATTTTACGGAGAGATCTTTGGAAGAGGTAGCCAAAATGGTCGCTGGCTATGGTTATGAAGCGTTAGAAATACCCGCTTATGAAGGTAACGGGCAATTGGAGACAGAGGACGTTATAAAGGGAAATAATGCAGAAAAAATTAAGAAGATGGTTGCCGGTTTTGACCTATCGATATCAGCACTTAGCAATCATGCGGATTCATTCTTAATCATGGGTCCTACGGGAATAGAAACAGATTTCATATATAAAGGAAGTGCCCAAGAAAAGATTAAACATGGCACAGAAAGCTTAATACGAACAGCTCAAGCAGCAAGTGCTTTGGGAGTTCCGGTTGTAGTAGGATATCCTGGAGTAGAAAACTGGGGACGCTTTTTCTTTTTCCCCTATGGGCACGGCTGGAGTGAATATGAAGAACAATTTGTAGAACGTTTTACGCCAATATTAGATAAATTCAAAGAATACGGTGTGAAATTCGCAATTGAACCTCATCCAAATAGTTTTATATATGATATACATACAGCTGAAAGAGCTCTGGAATTAGTAGATTATCATCCTTGCTTGGGATATAATTTTGATCCGGCAAATGTAACGTATCTTTCTTTAAGCCCTGAAATTTTTGTTGATCGATTGAAAGAGCGGATTTTTCATGTTCATGCGAAAGATGCTGAATTAGTAGCACATAACTTACCTACAGGCGGCACGTTGATGCAGGGTGATATGAGCAGGCTGGATCGATCATTTCGTTTTCGTATCCCTGGCTGGGGCGATGTAAATTGGAAGAGGCTGATTACAGAGCTTTCAATGACAGGATATAATGGGGTTCTTAGTTATGAGCATGAAGATGTTACCATGAGTCGTATGGATGGTGTAGAAAAAACAGCGGCATTTTTAAAGCCATTATTAATCAAAGCACCTTATGAAGGTCGTTCTGATAAATTATTCAGCAGCAAAGATTAA
- a CDS encoding 1-phosphofructokinase family hexose kinase, with amino-acid sequence MINTLTLNPAIDKVLYLEKLEKNVTSRIQDTAEVIGGKGTHVSINLNILGKNSKAFGISHGKTGQRIIDALAKFGVDVRFIHKATPNSRTNYLLVEETGDCTIIAEKGVQLSNCDLQDIVSCMKNEIQTNDYLVLSGDASNSPDTAVYNEILTELKDKKLKIFLDTSGDSLKQCITESPFLIKPNLDELSTLCNRALTCDENDIVSAIDSLAPYNIEIIAVSLGSAGSIIKTSDGIFKATPPKIRVINTIGCGDSFLSGLIYGIHNQLSTIDMIKLATAVSAATAESSLSVGFKPKRAYELISSVTVNKIR; translated from the coding sequence TTGATAAACACATTAACGCTAAATCCTGCCATCGATAAAGTTCTGTATCTTGAAAAACTAGAGAAAAATGTTACTAGCCGCATTCAAGATACTGCAGAAGTTATCGGCGGTAAAGGTACCCATGTATCAATTAATTTAAATATCCTTGGGAAAAACAGCAAAGCTTTTGGTATCTCTCACGGAAAAACAGGTCAAAGAATTATTGATGCCTTGGCTAAATTCGGTGTAGATGTTCGCTTCATTCATAAGGCAACTCCTAATAGCCGCACTAATTATTTATTGGTGGAAGAAACCGGCGACTGTACTATCATAGCTGAGAAAGGAGTTCAACTATCCAATTGCGATTTACAAGATATAGTATCATGCATGAAAAATGAAATCCAAACGAATGATTATCTTGTGTTATCTGGCGATGCATCAAATTCCCCTGATACAGCAGTCTATAATGAAATATTAACTGAACTAAAGGACAAAAAGTTAAAAATCTTTTTGGACACCAGTGGTGATTCATTAAAACAGTGTATTACAGAGTCGCCTTTCCTAATTAAACCAAACCTTGATGAGCTGTCCACGCTGTGTAACCGCGCTCTTACTTGCGATGAAAATGATATTGTATCCGCAATTGATTCACTTGCGCCATATAATATTGAAATCATTGCCGTATCACTTGGCAGTGCTGGATCAATTATCAAAACATCTGACGGTATTTTTAAAGCAACCCCTCCCAAGATCCGTGTTATAAATACCATTGGCTGCGGTGACAGTTTTTTATCCGGCTTAATTTATGGTATTCATAATCAGCTTTCCACGATTGACATGATAAAGCTTGCAACCGCTGTATCTGCCGCAACTGCCGAATCATCATTGTCAGTTGGGTTTAAACCAAAAAGAGCATACGAGCTTATTTCTTCAGTGACTGTAAACAAAATTCGTTAA